In the genome of Vibrio sp. NTOU-M3, one region contains:
- a CDS encoding TRAP transporter large permease subunit produces the protein MTLAIFLSVLIVSILLGLPVAFALLLSSMALMLHMDFFSADILAQSLINGVDSFTLLAIPFFLIAGEVMASGGLSQRIVRLATTYVGHRQGGLGYVAIMTSVLLAGLSGSAVADAAALVSILYPMMKAAKYPEAPSMGLLASGGIIAPVIPPSIPLILVGVAGGISIKNLFLGGIVPGLLMGMTLMFVWRMTVRKENLATSERATKAEKRAALKDGIWALCLPVIIIVGIRFGIFTPTEAAVVAAAYAIFISTFVYKELTIKKFYHIVLNAGRSTAMVMFLVGCAMVAAWLITVAQLPQQLAEMLGPLVDSPRLLMAVIMLLVLCVGMVMDLSPTILILVPLLMPVIKMAGIDPTYFGLLFVINCSIGLITPPVGTVLNVVCGVARVPMSTAVKGVLPFIAAYMALLTLFVIFPSIITVPMSYVIG, from the coding sequence ATGACGTTAGCCATTTTCTTATCGGTATTGATTGTCTCAATCTTGCTTGGTCTTCCTGTTGCGTTTGCACTGCTATTATCTTCAATGGCACTGATGCTGCACATGGATTTCTTTAGTGCGGACATTCTTGCGCAGTCTTTAATTAATGGTGTCGACAGCTTTACGCTACTTGCAATCCCATTCTTCCTAATTGCTGGTGAAGTAATGGCGTCGGGTGGCTTGTCACAACGCATTGTTCGACTAGCTACTACGTATGTTGGTCACCGCCAAGGAGGCTTAGGTTACGTAGCCATCATGACTTCGGTTCTACTTGCCGGTCTTTCAGGTTCAGCGGTAGCAGATGCAGCAGCATTGGTGAGTATCCTTTACCCAATGATGAAAGCAGCTAAATACCCAGAAGCACCATCAATGGGTCTGCTCGCTTCAGGCGGCATCATCGCCCCGGTTATCCCACCTTCAATTCCACTTATCTTAGTCGGTGTTGCAGGAGGTATTTCAATTAAAAACCTTTTCCTAGGCGGTATTGTTCCTGGCTTATTGATGGGTATGACATTGATGTTTGTGTGGCGCATGACGGTTCGCAAAGAGAACTTAGCAACCTCTGAGCGCGCAACCAAAGCAGAAAAACGCGCCGCATTGAAAGATGGTATCTGGGCTCTGTGCTTACCTGTCATCATCATTGTGGGTATCCGCTTCGGTATCTTTACCCCAACAGAAGCGGCGGTTGTCGCAGCAGCTTACGCAATCTTCATCTCTACCTTTGTTTATAAAGAGCTCACGATTAAAAAGTTCTACCACATTGTGCTTAATGCTGGTCGCTCTACAGCGATGGTGATGTTCTTAGTGGGTTGTGCCATGGTCGCAGCGTGGTTAATCACCGTTGCTCAATTGCCTCAGCAACTTGCAGAAATGTTAGGCCCATTGGTCGACAGTCCTCGACTTCTAATGGCAGTCATCATGCTACTTGTTCTGTGTGTCGGTATGGTGATGGACTTAAGCCCAACCATTCTAATCCTTGTACCCCTATTAATGCCTGTTATCAAAATGGCAGGAATCGACCCAACTTATTTTGGCTTGCTGTTTGTTATTAACTGTTCAATTGGCCTAATAACGCCTCCTGTAGGCACCGTACTAAACGTTGTGTGTGGTGTAGCTAGAGTGCCAATGTCTACTGCTGTGAAAGGTGTCTTGCCCTTCATTGCTGCTTACATGGCCCTGCTCACACTGTTTGTCATATTTCCAAGCATTATCACTGTGCCAATGTCGTATGTCATTGGTTAA
- a CDS encoding TRAP transporter small permease, translating to MQSVFKSIWKSIDVIMAVILTCMIVLVFTNVVLRYGFSSGLRPSVELSRLGLVWIVMLGATVVLRRGEHLAVAEFSERLFPKAVPVLRRICWVVVLVSVGMLYIGSYRQMMSNWSDISQLTGLPSALFYLAGVVSGVLMSVIAFVRIFNPDWQLDSLEEEKE from the coding sequence ATGCAAAGTGTATTTAAGAGTATTTGGAAAAGTATCGACGTCATTATGGCCGTTATTCTGACTTGTATGATTGTACTGGTCTTCACAAACGTGGTGCTACGTTACGGCTTTTCCTCCGGTCTTCGTCCCTCTGTAGAACTATCTCGCCTTGGTCTTGTATGGATTGTGATGCTCGGTGCAACCGTTGTGCTGCGCCGAGGTGAGCACCTCGCTGTTGCAGAATTTTCTGAACGACTTTTCCCTAAAGCAGTGCCCGTACTAAGACGAATTTGTTGGGTGGTAGTTCTGGTTTCAGTCGGCATGCTTTACATCGGTTCATACCGTCAAATGATGTCCAACTGGTCAGATATTTCTCAACTTACAGGGCTTCCTTCGGCATTATTTTATTTAGCTGGCGTGGTGTCAGGCGTGTTAATGTCTGTGATTGCGTTTGTTCGAATCTTCAACCCTGACTGGCAACTAGATAGCTTAGAAGAGGAGAAAGAATAA
- the yiaK gene encoding 3-dehydro-L-gulonate 2-dehydrogenase encodes MPLVSTEKLQQEYERILLARHMKPEMATKLAAGFVEMANEGTYSHGINRFPVFIDQVDKGQIKLNAEPECVNSMGALEQWDCNFGPGVLNGLICAERAMELARDYGIGMVGMRNSNHWMRGGAYVLKMAREGFAGIASTNSIAVMPAWGGKDHRVGSNPLIMAIAGDPPVVVDCSMTQFSYGQLQNFVLADKELPVVGGFDNEGNLTQDPHVLWENKRLLPMGFWKGSSMAIVLDMMLTAITGGNSVPALTEDMGGEFGVSQFLIAIDLSKTMGEGQYAQEMKRIRDYVLASEPAETGSVMIAGSEIQNFINRHEAAGGIEINDSIWDQITSL; translated from the coding sequence ATGCCTTTAGTATCCACTGAAAAACTACAACAAGAATATGAACGAATCCTACTAGCTCGACACATGAAACCAGAGATGGCAACCAAGCTTGCCGCGGGTTTTGTTGAGATGGCTAATGAAGGTACTTATTCGCACGGCATCAACCGTTTCCCAGTGTTCATTGACCAAGTAGACAAAGGTCAAATCAAGCTTAACGCAGAGCCTGAATGTGTGAACAGCATGGGTGCACTTGAGCAATGGGATTGTAATTTTGGTCCTGGCGTACTGAACGGTCTTATCTGTGCTGAACGTGCAATGGAATTGGCTCGTGACTACGGCATCGGCATGGTGGGTATGCGTAACTCGAACCACTGGATGCGTGGTGGTGCATACGTTCTGAAAATGGCTCGTGAAGGTTTTGCAGGTATAGCATCAACAAACTCTATCGCAGTAATGCCAGCTTGGGGTGGTAAAGATCACCGCGTTGGTTCTAATCCTCTGATCATGGCTATCGCAGGCGATCCACCGGTCGTGGTTGACTGCTCAATGACACAATTCTCGTACGGCCAACTTCAAAACTTCGTACTTGCAGACAAAGAACTCCCTGTTGTGGGTGGCTTCGACAACGAAGGCAACCTAACCCAAGACCCTCACGTACTTTGGGAAAACAAACGCCTACTACCAATGGGGTTCTGGAAAGGTTCTTCAATGGCTATCGTACTAGACATGATGCTAACCGCTATCACTGGTGGTAACTCAGTTCCAGCTCTGACAGAAGACATGGGTGGCGAGTTCGGCGTTTCACAATTCCTTATCGCAATTGACCTAAGCAAAACAATGGGTGAAGGTCAATACGCTCAAGAAATGAAGCGTATCCGTGACTACGTACTGGCATCAGAGCCAGCAGAAACAGGTTCAGTAATGATTGCAGGTTCTGAAATTCAGAACTTCATCAACAGACATGAAGCTGCTGGTGGCATTGAGATTAATGACAGTATTTGGGACCAAATTACGTCTCTGTAA
- a CDS encoding L-fuculose-phosphate aldolase, whose amino-acid sequence MLLEKERIEIVETCKKLVTHGLTVGTGGNVSIFNREQQLIAMSPSGIDYFDAEPKDIVIMDMQGKCVDSVRKPSSEWNMHKIFYDRRNDLNAIVHTHSTYCTAIATLRQSLPASNYLVAFSGKDVRCAEYQTFGTQELAESVFESMVDRRAVLLANHGLLTGAEDLDTAFNIAEQIEHCAKIHCIAANFGKPAILSDDEMAIMAEKFKTYGQLIKK is encoded by the coding sequence ATGTTATTAGAAAAAGAACGCATTGAAATTGTAGAAACTTGCAAAAAACTCGTCACTCATGGACTGACTGTAGGCACTGGAGGTAACGTCTCAATTTTTAATCGCGAGCAACAACTGATTGCCATGAGCCCAAGTGGCATAGATTATTTTGATGCAGAACCAAAAGACATCGTCATTATGGACATGCAAGGCAAGTGTGTTGACTCTGTTCGTAAACCATCCAGTGAATGGAATATGCACAAAATTTTTTATGATCGCCGCAATGATTTGAATGCCATTGTCCATACTCATTCAACGTATTGTACGGCAATTGCTACACTACGACAGTCACTCCCAGCATCCAACTATTTAGTGGCATTTTCAGGTAAAGACGTTCGTTGTGCAGAATATCAAACCTTTGGTACACAAGAGCTGGCAGAATCGGTCTTTGAGTCGATGGTCGATCGTCGAGCAGTTTTGCTTGCTAACCATGGCTTGTTAACGGGTGCCGAAGATTTAGACACCGCATTCAACATTGCAGAACAAATTGAACACTGCGCTAAAATTCACTGCATTGCAGCGAACTTCGGTAAACCAGCAATCTTAAGTGATGACGAAATGGCAATTATGGCAGAGAAATTTAAAACCTATGGCCAACTAATAAAAAAATAG
- the mtnA gene encoding S-methyl-5-thioribose-1-phosphate isomerase: MKINGTSYRSIWTTKDKQGIHIFNQEKLPYEFEILTLTTMEQVAEAIVSMKVRGAPLIGCVGAYGMAFAMMADNSDQAIESAYNTLVSTRPTAINLQWALDRIRKLLESTPAHKRAISAYIEAGIICDEDAEINHSIGMHGLEIIRKIASTKKEDEVVNILTHCNAGWLATVDWGTATAPMYLAHNEGIKIHVWVDETRPRNQGALTSFELGGHGIPHTLIADNAGGHLMQKGEVDMVIVGTDRITARGDVCNKIGTYLKALAAHANNVPFYVALPSPTIDPTVWNGVTDIPIEQRDGAEQSHVQGIDTNGKRNFVNTVPAGTTCGNYAFDVTPSEYVTGLITEKGVCESTNAGLEALFPEIMNA; encoded by the coding sequence ATGAAAATCAACGGCACGAGTTATCGCTCAATCTGGACTACAAAAGACAAACAAGGTATCCACATTTTCAATCAAGAAAAGCTTCCATACGAGTTTGAGATCTTAACGTTAACAACTATGGAACAAGTGGCTGAAGCAATTGTTTCGATGAAAGTACGAGGTGCACCTCTAATTGGTTGTGTAGGTGCTTACGGTATGGCTTTCGCAATGATGGCAGATAATAGCGATCAAGCAATTGAATCTGCATACAATACCCTTGTTAGTACTCGTCCTACAGCAATTAACTTACAGTGGGCATTAGACCGCATTCGCAAACTATTAGAAAGCACACCAGCACACAAACGCGCTATTTCTGCTTACATTGAAGCTGGTATCATCTGTGATGAAGACGCTGAGATTAACCACAGTATTGGTATGCACGGCCTTGAAATCATCCGTAAAATTGCCAGCACAAAAAAAGAAGATGAGGTAGTAAATATCTTGACCCATTGTAACGCTGGTTGGTTAGCGACGGTAGATTGGGGCACTGCAACAGCGCCGATGTACCTAGCACACAACGAAGGTATAAAAATTCATGTTTGGGTTGATGAAACTCGCCCACGTAATCAAGGTGCCCTGACGTCGTTCGAGTTAGGTGGTCATGGTATTCCTCACACTCTTATTGCTGATAACGCAGGTGGACACCTAATGCAAAAAGGTGAAGTAGATATGGTAATTGTAGGCACCGACCGAATTACTGCCCGTGGAGACGTCTGCAACAAAATAGGCACCTACCTAAAAGCGCTTGCCGCTCACGCTAACAACGTACCGTTTTACGTTGCGCTACCTTCGCCAACTATCGATCCAACCGTATGGAACGGCGTTACCGATATTCCAATTGAACAGCGTGATGGCGCCGAGCAATCACATGTGCAAGGTATCGACACCAACGGCAAACGCAACTTTGTAAACACCGTACCAGCAGGTACTACGTGTGGAAACTATGCATTTGATGTTACACCTTCTGAATATGTTACTGGTTTGATTACTGAAAAAGGCGTGTGCGAGTCTACCAATGCTGGCCTGGAAGCTCTTTTTCCAGAGATTATGAACGCTTAA
- the deoD gene encoding purine-nucleoside phosphorylase yields the protein MALAIRSNPGDFAETVIMPGDPLRAKYIAEKYLENAVEVNNVRNMLGYTGSYKGKRLSVMAHGMGIPSISMYAYELINEFGVKNLIRIGSCGSVRNDIELMDIVVAMGASTDSKTNRDRFKGHDFAAIADYTLLETAVNKAREKELNIKVGNLFTCDLFYGPDPELFDVLEQYGIVGVDMEVAGLYAVAAELGAKALGILTTTDHIKNGGKLTIEQRELSLHQMIELALETAIEL from the coding sequence ATGGCACTTGCTATTCGATCTAACCCGGGTGATTTTGCTGAAACCGTCATCATGCCGGGCGATCCATTAAGAGCAAAATATATTGCTGAAAAATATTTAGAAAACGCTGTTGAAGTGAATAACGTACGTAACATGCTCGGTTATACCGGGAGCTACAAAGGTAAACGTCTTTCTGTGATGGCCCATGGTATGGGGATCCCTTCCATTTCCATGTATGCCTATGAACTAATTAATGAATTTGGCGTTAAAAACCTTATTCGAATAGGTTCTTGTGGCTCAGTGCGTAATGATATTGAACTGATGGATATTGTAGTCGCAATGGGAGCGAGTACCGACTCAAAGACTAACCGTGACCGATTCAAAGGGCACGATTTTGCAGCAATTGCTGATTACACACTACTGGAAACAGCAGTAAATAAAGCGCGAGAAAAAGAGCTAAATATCAAAGTAGGTAACTTATTCACATGTGACTTGTTCTACGGCCCAGATCCAGAGCTTTTCGATGTGTTGGAACAGTATGGCATTGTTGGCGTTGATATGGAAGTTGCGGGCCTTTATGCAGTCGCAGCAGAACTTGGAGCCAAGGCTTTAGGCATTCTAACAACCACCGACCATATCAAAAACGGCGGTAAGTTGACGATAGAGCAACGTGAACTCTCATTACACCAAATGATTGAATTAGCGCTCGAAACTGCAATCGAGTTGTAA
- a CDS encoding NupC/NupG family nucleoside CNT transporter encodes MFSFVSILGIVALLGVAYFLSENRKAISFRTVGLSFAIQFFIGGLILSSSIGQNIILVMANAMSSIISYSNDGIRFLFGGLVSDKMFELFGGDGFVIAFRVLPIIVFFSALSAVLYHLGIMQFVVKWLGGALQKLLGTSKAESMSAIANVFLGVTEAPLLVKPYMNSMTRSELFAVMCGGLASIAGTMLLSYAQLGVKMEYLLAASFMAAPGGLLFAKIMIPETDPVLDANLGESATSQNANIIDAAATGASNGVALAINVGGMLLAFVGLVAMLNGMLGGIGGWIGIEALSLQMILGYLFAPIAWLMGVPWSEATLAGSFIGQKVVINEFFAYINLAQYLSGDAVVATTGLPMSEKTQVIVSFALCGFANFGTVAIAIGGIGGMVKDRRKEIAALGFKALIAGILSNLMAATIAGLFIGFA; translated from the coding sequence ATGTTTTCATTCGTAAGTATATTAGGAATAGTTGCTCTTCTTGGCGTAGCGTATTTTTTATCAGAAAACAGAAAAGCAATAAGTTTTAGGACCGTCGGGCTTTCGTTCGCTATTCAGTTTTTTATAGGTGGACTGATACTTTCTTCTTCTATAGGTCAAAATATCATTCTCGTAATGGCGAATGCTATGTCATCTATTATTTCGTACAGTAACGATGGTATCCGTTTTCTTTTTGGTGGCTTAGTAAGCGATAAGATGTTCGAGTTGTTTGGCGGGGATGGATTCGTTATCGCTTTTAGAGTTTTGCCCATTATCGTCTTTTTCTCTGCCTTGTCTGCTGTGCTTTACCATCTAGGTATCATGCAGTTTGTTGTTAAATGGCTTGGGGGCGCGTTGCAAAAACTGCTTGGCACCAGTAAAGCGGAGTCCATGTCAGCAATCGCAAACGTGTTTCTCGGTGTTACTGAAGCTCCTCTTTTAGTTAAACCATATATGAACAGTATGACGCGTTCAGAATTGTTTGCTGTGATGTGTGGCGGTTTGGCCTCTATTGCTGGCACTATGCTACTAAGTTACGCCCAATTAGGTGTGAAGATGGAGTATCTATTAGCTGCATCTTTCATGGCTGCTCCAGGGGGGCTTTTGTTTGCCAAAATCATGATTCCGGAAACAGACCCCGTATTGGATGCCAATTTAGGTGAATCGGCTACTAGTCAAAACGCGAACATCATCGATGCGGCAGCAACTGGTGCCTCAAATGGTGTGGCACTTGCGATTAATGTCGGTGGTATGCTTCTCGCGTTTGTGGGCTTAGTTGCAATGCTTAACGGTATGTTGGGAGGCATTGGCGGCTGGATTGGTATTGAGGCATTAAGCTTACAAATGATCCTTGGCTACTTATTTGCTCCAATCGCATGGTTAATGGGGGTACCTTGGTCTGAAGCGACGCTTGCTGGTTCATTTATTGGCCAGAAGGTAGTCATTAACGAATTTTTTGCTTACATCAACTTAGCTCAATATTTAAGTGGTGATGCTGTAGTTGCGACTACTGGTCTGCCTATGTCCGAAAAAACTCAGGTTATAGTCTCATTCGCTCTGTGTGGATTTGCTAACTTTGGCACGGTGGCGATTGCCATTGGTGGTATCGGCGGCATGGTTAAAGACCGACGTAAAGAAATAGCGGCGCTAGGGTTTAAAGCTTTGATTGCTGGCATTTTATCTAACCTGATGGCTGCAACTATTGCTGGTTTGTTTATCGGCTTTGCTTAA
- the add gene encoding adenosine deaminase has protein sequence MTTNVLPKVILHEHIEGSVTPKIAKLLAATHNITLPEDFFYSPGSYDETDFPNGRYLYDESDFGAFITTYDKVANLVREPLDYYLVVKDYLSRNAQQGMIYCEIITSAFHLCLDTDGQLNAEKYHAIMDKVEQAIKEVYEEFGTVTRLQACAVRHLSADELAMSMQFMEQNPREIITGFNIAGNEMAGQFADFTNIHESADRMGLHKSYHAGEICGPESITEALKHGAKRIGHGIRAIDDETVIAELINNNITLEVSPTSNRILVPQMEQSLVNHPLRKLYDKGVRLSVNTDDAGLFGTDVDKEYQVAEMQFGFNRIELLDVTLCALEAAFVEEVSKQALINSVYEQFTSEDGKQLAQYCERLAEGALKSRLTERLQRITKERQ, from the coding sequence ATGACTACCAACGTATTACCGAAAGTTATTTTGCACGAACATATTGAAGGATCAGTAACGCCAAAGATTGCTAAATTGTTAGCTGCGACTCATAACATTACACTGCCAGAAGATTTCTTTTATTCGCCTGGTTCGTATGATGAGACTGACTTCCCAAATGGTCGTTATCTATATGATGAAAGCGACTTTGGTGCGTTTATTACTACATACGATAAAGTCGCCAACTTGGTTCGCGAGCCTTTAGATTATTATTTGGTGGTGAAAGATTATCTATCACGTAATGCTCAGCAAGGCATGATCTACTGTGAAATTATCACGTCAGCATTTCACCTATGTTTGGATACTGATGGTCAGTTAAACGCTGAAAAATACCATGCGATTATGGATAAAGTAGAGCAAGCGATTAAGGAAGTTTATGAAGAGTTTGGCACCGTGACTCGGTTACAAGCTTGCGCAGTGCGCCATTTAAGTGCTGATGAACTCGCGATGAGCATGCAGTTTATGGAACAGAACCCTAGGGAGATTATCACGGGTTTTAATATCGCGGGTAATGAGATGGCTGGGCAGTTTGCGGATTTTACCAACATCCATGAAAGTGCTGACAGGATGGGCTTACACAAGTCCTATCACGCGGGTGAAATCTGTGGCCCAGAGAGCATCACCGAGGCATTAAAACATGGTGCGAAACGCATTGGCCATGGTATTCGTGCGATTGATGATGAGACCGTCATCGCCGAACTTATCAATAACAACATCACGCTTGAAGTTTCTCCAACTAGCAACCGGATTTTGGTGCCACAAATGGAACAGTCTCTGGTTAACCACCCGTTAAGAAAGTTATACGACAAAGGTGTTCGCCTTTCGGTAAACACAGACGACGCTGGTTTATTTGGTACTGATGTGGACAAAGAGTATCAAGTTGCTGAAATGCAATTTGGTTTTAATCGAATAGAGTTGTTAGATGTGACGTTATGTGCCCTTGAAGCTGCATTTGTTGAAGAGGTTTCTAAACAAGCATTAATTAACAGTGTGTATGAGCAGTTTACCTCAGAAGACGGTAAGCAGCTTGCTCAGTATTGTGAGCGATTGGCTGAAGGAGCATTGAAGTCCCGATTAACAGAGCGACTGCAACGTATAACGAAGGAGCGCCAATGA
- a CDS encoding XapX domain-containing protein, whose protein sequence is MNEVILALFSGLIVGVVFTAIKLPIPAPPVMSGVVGIIGVYLGSVVYTNFISNIVQRLF, encoded by the coding sequence ATGAACGAAGTAATATTAGCGCTGTTTTCTGGTCTCATTGTCGGAGTGGTTTTTACGGCAATAAAATTACCTATACCTGCTCCCCCGGTTATGTCTGGAGTGGTCGGTATTATTGGTGTCTACTTAGGTTCAGTTGTGTATACGAACTTTATTAGTAATATAGTACAAAGGCTATTTTAG
- a CDS encoding WYL domain-containing protein, translating to MSNKTSIEGLSALLHTLMLIPQHRWITVRELQQQLAQLDIHRTTRSIKRYLDEVIVEVFNVECDSMSMPHVYRKTSEQLLKLNKQEMLYWQLTNKYLLPLVPDALNYGQGRSSERDKPLLHKGSAYSKEQAWLAKIHVALPNIREWSHEQRQVLNAVKTALLNNRLLKISSQVLQQEKALIEPLGLSVQCDALLLLFRLSGQPTIRTLALPLIDEVSVSTFSFTYPTDFNLEQFMREHAEIRASQV from the coding sequence ATGAGCAATAAAACCAGCATTGAAGGGTTATCCGCTTTGCTGCACACGCTGATGCTTATTCCTCAACATCGTTGGATTACCGTTAGGGAGTTGCAGCAACAGTTAGCCCAACTCGATATCCACCGCACTACTCGCAGCATTAAACGCTACCTTGATGAAGTTATTGTAGAGGTGTTTAACGTGGAGTGTGATTCGATGAGCATGCCTCATGTTTATCGGAAAACTTCAGAGCAATTACTGAAGCTCAACAAGCAGGAAATGCTTTATTGGCAACTGACGAATAAGTACTTACTGCCGCTTGTTCCCGATGCACTGAATTATGGGCAAGGTCGCTCCTCGGAGAGAGACAAACCTTTACTCCACAAGGGTTCAGCGTATTCAAAAGAGCAAGCATGGTTAGCCAAAATCCATGTAGCACTGCCCAATATTCGTGAGTGGAGTCATGAGCAGCGGCAAGTATTGAACGCGGTAAAAACGGCATTACTCAACAACCGTCTGCTCAAGATATCGAGTCAAGTTTTGCAGCAAGAGAAAGCGCTCATCGAGCCACTGGGACTCTCGGTTCAATGTGACGCGCTCTTGCTGCTTTTTCGATTATCCGGTCAACCCACGATACGCACCCTAGCCCTACCTCTGATTGATGAGGTCAGTGTATCGACGTTTTCTTTTACCTATCCCACCGATTTCAACTTAGAGCAGTTCATGCGTGAACACGCTGAAATCCGTGCATCCCAAGTTTAA
- a CDS encoding DUF2787 domain-containing protein: protein MSKLNFTTSLLPVSKKLHKLHKLLSAQLTTHLLSNEALTTSRYLVFNFRDKSYNADEGGFHPVEIAICHSSTGEWSIEYITDFAYMGNHYPELERNLDFDFRVGQFFVAYRGWLPIQGSPDAKELYRLWECNFLAYVDTDAYNEITVTPQ from the coding sequence ATGTCCAAATTAAACTTCACAACATCATTACTACCTGTGTCAAAGAAACTGCATAAACTGCATAAACTGCTAAGCGCGCAGTTAACCACTCATTTGCTGAGTAATGAAGCTCTGACCACCAGCCGTTATCTGGTGTTTAACTTTCGCGATAAAAGTTACAACGCGGATGAAGGCGGTTTTCATCCGGTTGAGATTGCAATTTGCCACTCCTCAACAGGAGAATGGAGTATTGAGTACATCACCGACTTTGCTTATATGGGGAACCATTACCCGGAGCTAGAGCGCAACTTGGATTTTGATTTTCGGGTTGGACAGTTCTTTGTGGCCTATCGTGGTTGGCTACCAATACAAGGTAGCCCTGATGCCAAAGAGCTCTATCGATTGTGGGAATGTAACTTTCTTGCTTATGTCGATACGGATGCTTATAACGAGATAACTGTCACCCCACAATAG
- a CDS encoding DUF2787 domain-containing protein, translating into MIEQHYGELCIDDVLHASLEALINRRTIPENAERLVLNCRQMSYYRHRQGLHPIEVQLKRESVSSPWLVVFFANFSYPDDKSASVEPELYFHLTNRWCYQPDVGSTDLSHPEVQELLSVWMKAFTRHLSRNVFDDVQLAMVGTFH; encoded by the coding sequence ATGATTGAACAACATTATGGTGAACTGTGTATTGATGACGTTTTACATGCGTCACTGGAAGCACTTATTAATCGGCGCACTATCCCAGAAAACGCCGAACGACTCGTATTGAACTGCCGCCAAATGAGTTACTACCGACATCGACAAGGCTTGCACCCCATTGAAGTGCAGCTAAAACGAGAATCTGTATCAAGCCCTTGGCTGGTGGTCTTCTTTGCTAACTTCTCTTACCCCGATGATAAAAGTGCATCTGTTGAACCTGAGTTGTACTTTCACCTTACTAATCGCTGGTGCTATCAACCCGATGTGGGGAGCACAGATTTATCCCACCCAGAAGTCCAAGAGCTGCTCTCGGTATGGATGAAAGCCTTTACTCGCCATCTATCCAGAAACGTCTTTGATGATGTGCAACTGGCGATGGTCGGTACGTTTCACTAA
- the radC gene encoding DNA repair protein RadC, whose amino-acid sequence MNPKTSDYQKQQRYQENEILEHAAEILATRYVRGDALTNPDATKEYVRCKLGSHEREVFALLLLDNQNRLIEFKELFQGTVDAASVYPREIVKAVLEVNAAAVIFAHNHPSGDSTPSQADRRITERLKDALALVDVRVLDHIVTGNTCTSFAERGWL is encoded by the coding sequence ATGAATCCCAAAACTTCCGATTACCAAAAGCAGCAACGCTATCAGGAAAATGAAATCCTAGAGCATGCCGCAGAAATACTGGCTACGCGCTACGTGCGTGGTGATGCGCTAACCAATCCTGATGCCACCAAAGAGTATGTGCGCTGTAAGCTAGGCAGCCATGAGCGTGAAGTGTTTGCCTTATTGCTGCTGGATAACCAAAACCGACTGATTGAATTTAAAGAGCTGTTTCAAGGAACAGTCGATGCGGCCAGCGTCTATCCACGTGAAATCGTGAAAGCGGTGTTAGAAGTCAATGCCGCAGCGGTGATATTTGCCCATAATCATCCATCCGGTGACTCAACGCCGTCTCAAGCCGATAGACGCATAACCGAAAGGCTCAAGGACGCTTTAGCGCTGGTGGATGTCCGCGTTCTCGACCATATCGTGACAGGTAATACCTGTACCTCATTTGCTGAAAGGGGGTGGTTATGA